Below is a window of Spelaeicoccus albus DNA.
CGAATATCGACCCCTCGGTGATTTCTCGTGAATCGGTCACGACGGGTCCGCCTACGCGCATTTCCGGTTCGACGGCGACCATCGTTCCGTCCAGTGCGGTGGATATCTCGACTACTGAAAATTCCTTCATCTCGTTAAGGAACTCTACCTGTCGGGCCGGTCGGTGCCGGGCAACGCGGCCAAGGCGCGGCGAACTTCTTCGCGGTCGTCGAACGGGTGCACAGTGTCTCCGATCTGCTGTCCGGGTTCGTGGCCCTTGCCGGCGACCAGCACGACGTCCCGAGCTCCCGCAAGCCCGACAGCCCGCGCGATTGCTGACTTCCGGCCGGCCACTTCGATGATCTGCGTGCCCGGATGCTGCGCGAGCGCGTCGTCCGCGCCGGCGCGGATTTCAGCGCGAATGGCCGCCGGATCCTCGCTGCGCGGATTGTCGTCGGTGATAATCGCCACATCGGCGCCGAGCACTGCCGACTTGCCCATATCGCGGCGCTTGGCGCGATCCCGGTCTCCCCCGGCGCCGAATACGGCTATCAGCCGACTGCCGTCGGACCCGAGCGACTCTTGTTCGGCGCGGAGGGCACCGAGGGCCCGCGCAATCGACTCGGGCGTGTGGGCAAAGTCGACGACGACGCGCGGATTGGCGTCCGAGACGATCTCCATCCTGCCCGGCACCGCCACTTGCGGAGTCAGCTCGGCCAGCGTGGTCCGGCTCACGCCGCCCTCGAGCAGCATGACGAGGGCCAGCGCCGTGTTCGTCACGTTGAAGTCGCCGGCGATGGGCGACGACGTGCGCATGCGCTCGCCTCCGCGGTGCACAAGCGTGAATCGGGGCCCGTCGACCTCCTCGATCCAGTAGTCCACGTCACCACCGGGCCGCGGAGTCGATGAAATCGTGACAACCGGAAGTGTCGTCTCGCGCGCCAACCGGGCGCCCCACGCGTCGTCCACGACAATGGCGCCGCGGCCGGCTCGAACCGGATCGAAGAGAAGGGCCTTGGCCTGGAAGTAGTCCTCCATGGTGTCGTGGAAGTCCAGGTGATCTTGACTCAAGTTGGTGAATCCGACGACGTCGAACCGGGCACCGTCGACTCGATGCAGCGCCAGCGCGTGCGAGGAGACCTCCATGCTGCAGGCGCTGACCCCGGACGCGCGCATTTCGGCGAGCAGCCGGTGCAGATCCGGTGATTCGGGCGTCGTCCGGGCGCTTGCCACGGCTTTGCCGGCAATGCGGGTTTCAATGGTGCCGATCAGGCCGGTGCGATATCCGACGTCGCGCAGCAGCGCGTCAAGAATGTAGGTGGACGTCGTCTTGCCGTTGGTGCCCGTCACGCCGAACAGGATTGGAGCGGATCCGGCGGTGCCGTAGATTGACGCGCTCAGCTCGCCCAAAATCGCCCGCGGGTTGTCCGAGATCACTATCGGCACTGAGGCCGGCCCGATCCGATCCACTCCGTCCGGATCGGTCAGGATGGCCGCCGCTCCGGCTTCCAGAGCCGAGCCGGCGAAATCGGCTCCGTGCACGTTGAAGCCCGGAAGCGCCGCATACAGGTCGCCGGGGCGAACGCGGCGCGAGTCGAGGGTGGCGCCGGTGACCGCGACGTCGTCCGGCCCGGTCACGCGCACGTCGCGCCCTTGCGGGTTCATTCCCGGATCAGCGGGGGTCACGCCTCGTACGAGGTCGGCCACGGTGATGCCGGGCACTAGTCGTTCCCCCTCTCCCAGGTCTCGGGGTACGGCTTCACCTTCGTCTTGGCCGGCGGAATCTTGCATTGGCCCAAGGCGAACGACATGGTCTTGGCGAACACGGGGCCGGCAGTCGGGCCGCCGTAGATGTTGTTCTTGGGTCGTTGCAGGGTCACGGCAACGACGAGTTGTGGATTGTTGGCCGGCGCCATGCCGATGAACGACGCAGTGTAGCCGTCATAGCCGTTGCCGTTCTCGGCCGGCGCCTGGGCCGTGCCGGTCTTGCCCGCCACCTGGTAGCCGGGTACTTGTGCGGCAGTGCCGGTGCCGTCTTGGACGACGCCGGCCATCATGCGGATGACCTTCTTGGCATTGCTCGAACTGATGGCCCGCGTGGCCGGCGCCGGCGTGTTCTCGGTCGTCGTGCCGTCCGGGGCCGTGGTGGACTGCAGGAGCCGGGGCTGGGCGCGGACGCCGTCGTTGGCAAGCGTGGCGAACGCGGACGCCGTCTGCACGCTGGTGGCGGCCAGGCCCTGCCCGAACAGGACTGCGTACTGGGTACGCCCGTCCCACTGATTTGCCTTGTGCAAGATGCCGCTGCTGGTTCCGGGGAATTGGATCCCCGTCGATTGTCCGATGCCGAACTTCCTCAGGTAGTCGTATCGCTGCTTCTTCGTCAGCCTCGATCCGGCTTTGACGACGCCGATATTGGACGACTTCGCCAAGATTCCGGCAAACGTCAGCTGTTCGGTCCCGTGCTGTTCGGCGTCCTTGAACTTCTCGCCGTTCGGCGTCGTGTACAGGCCGGGAATGGTGAAGTGCGTGTACGGCGTGACCTTGTGTTCTTGCAGCAGACCGGCCGCCGTGATGACCTTTGCCACGGATCCGGGTTCGAAGACGTCGGACAGCGCCCGCGATCCGCGAGCATTGGCCGGCGAGGCGCCCGGATTGTTCGGGTCGACGCCGGGCGAATCGGCCAATGCCAAGATCTCGCCGGTCGGACGCATGACGACGACGGTGCCCCATTCGGCGTCCATCTTTTTCACTTGCGCCGCGATCTGCTGCTGGGCGAAGTATTGAATGTCCGAGTTGATGGTGAGATTCAGCGAGGTGCCGTCGACCGGCTGCTTGGTGTTCTGCTCGCCGAGCGGGATGACGGAACCGTCGCGGCCGCGCTCGTACTGTTTGAAGCCGTTCTTCCCGGACAGCAGTTTGTTGTATTCGAGTTCCATCCCGGCCAGCGGGGTGCCGTCGCTGCCGACGAAGCCGACGAGGTTGCCGGCAACGGCGCCGTCCGGATACGACCGCCGGTAATGCGGCTCGGCGGCGATCCCCGGGATGCCGAGGTCTTGGACGCGCCGCCAGGCTTCGGTCGACAATCCCTTGACGATGACGTTCCAGCGGCGGTCGCCCTGCAGGCTCGGCAGGATAGCCGCCTTCGTCGTGTGCAGGGCCTTGGCGATATCGGCGGCCGCGCCCTCGGCCCCGACCTTCTTGTCGCCTTTGTAATATTCGCCGACCTGCGTCTGGTCGACAACCAGCGTGTAGCGAGTCACGTTCTGTGCCAGCGCCGTGCCGTCCGAGGTCAAGATGTCGCCGCGGCCGGCGTGCAGCGTTTGGGTGCTCAACCGTTGTTTGAGGGCCGCAGCGGCAAGCGTCGGCGCGTCGAGGCCTTGGATCTGCACGATCCGGCCGGCAAGGACCAGCATGACCACCAGCACCACCGCCAACGCCCACTTCATGCGGAGGTTGGCCCGTCCCACTCGGATGCGTGTGCGGCGCTTACTCATCGATTATGATCCGTCGGTGTCCTTTGTGCGGGTGCTCTCATGGCCGGCTTTTTCGCGGCGTGCTGACCGGCCGAGTCGATCTTATCTTTCTTGGGGTGCGCTTTCACGCCTCCAATGGGCTTCAGCGTGGTGCCTTGGCGCAAATTGGGCCGCACGGCGTCCCGGCTGTCGGCTCGCGGGCCCGGGATGCGCGTTGTCGCGCTCTTGGGAAGCACCTGCTTGGTCTTGCCGTTGACGACGCGACCGTCGTCGAGCATCAGGAAGACGGGAGCTCGCTGCGGCACCATGCCGAGTTGTCCGGCCTCACTGGCCAGATTTTGCGGGCTCTTGCGGTACGAGAGATCCTCGGACAACTCCTGTTTGCGGTCCTGGAGTTGCTGTTGCTTTTGCGTCAGGCTCGAGATCGTGTAGCTCGCGTGCGACAAGTTGATGTTCACCAGCAGCACGGCGATCAGGCCGAGCGCCAGGACGCCCATGCAGAGTAAGGCGAACGGCATTCGCCGTCGGCGCGTCGGAGCGACGACCAGCCGGAGCCTGGGAATCGCCGGCGACACATACCGTGAGACGGGAGCGACATACCGTGAGACTCGGGTTAGTGCGGGCGCGCTCATGCGACCTCCCTGATACGTTCCGCGGCACGCAACCGGACCGATTTCGCGCGCGGATTGACTGCAATTTCGTCGTCCGTTGCTTGTTCGCTGCCGCGAACGAGCAATCGGAAGGTTGGCGAGTCGCCGGGCAGCAGCTCCGGCAAGTCGATTGGCGTCTTGTCGGCCGTCACGTCCGCAAGGGCTCGTTTGACGATCCGGTCCTCGAGCGAGTGGTACGAAAGCACGACGATCCGGCCGGACGGTGCCAGCGCGTCGAGCGCGGCCGGGATGGCCCGTCGGAGCACGTCGAGTTCGCCGTTGACTTCGATGCGCAACGCTTGGAACACGCGCTTGCCCGGATGGCCGGGAGCATGCCGGGCCGCGGCCGGCAGCGCGCCGCGAATCGTGTCGACCAGGTCGGCGGACCGGGTGAACGGCTCGGATCCGCGTCGGGCGTCGATGGCCCTGGCAATGCGCACGGCGAACCGTTCTTCGCCGTAGTCCTTGAAGATCCTCGTCAAGTCGGCCACCGGATAGGTGTTCACGACATCGGCGGCAGTGCGCGTATCTCCGGAGTCCATCCGCATGTCCAGCGGCGCATCGAACGAATACGCAAACCCTCGATCCGTTTCATCCAGCTGCAGCGATGAGACGCCCAGGTCGAACAGCACGCCGTGCACGCGGGGCACGTCCAGCTCGGCAACGATCTCCGGGATTTCGTCGTAGACGCCGTGGACACTCGTGAAGCGGTCCGCGAATTGCGCAAGCCGCTCCCCCGC
It encodes the following:
- a CDS encoding UDP-N-acetylmuramoyl-L-alanyl-D-glutamate--2,6-diaminopimelate ligase; translated protein: MPGITVADLVRGVTPADPGMNPQGRDVRVTGPDDVAVTGATLDSRRVRPGDLYAALPGFNVHGADFAGSALEAGAAAILTDPDGVDRIGPASVPIVISDNPRAILGELSASIYGTAGSAPILFGVTGTNGKTTSTYILDALLRDVGYRTGLIGTIETRIAGKAVASARTTPESPDLHRLLAEMRASGVSACSMEVSSHALALHRVDGARFDVVGFTNLSQDHLDFHDTMEDYFQAKALLFDPVRAGRGAIVVDDAWGARLARETTLPVVTISSTPRPGGDVDYWIEEVDGPRFTLVHRGGERMRTSSPIAGDFNVTNTALALVMLLEGGVSRTTLAELTPQVAVPGRMEIVSDANPRVVVDFAHTPESIARALGALRAEQESLGSDGSRLIAVFGAGGDRDRAKRRDMGKSAVLGADVAIITDDNPRSEDPAAIRAEIRAGADDALAQHPGTQIIEVAGRKSAIARAVGLAGARDVVLVAGKGHEPGQQIGDTVHPFDDREEVRRALAALPGTDRPDR
- a CDS encoding peptidoglycan D,D-transpeptidase FtsI family protein translates to MSKRRTRIRVGRANLRMKWALAVVLVVMLVLAGRIVQIQGLDAPTLAAAALKQRLSTQTLHAGRGDILTSDGTALAQNVTRYTLVVDQTQVGEYYKGDKKVGAEGAAADIAKALHTTKAAILPSLQGDRRWNVIVKGLSTEAWRRVQDLGIPGIAAEPHYRRSYPDGAVAGNLVGFVGSDGTPLAGMELEYNKLLSGKNGFKQYERGRDGSVIPLGEQNTKQPVDGTSLNLTINSDIQYFAQQQIAAQVKKMDAEWGTVVVMRPTGEILALADSPGVDPNNPGASPANARGSRALSDVFEPGSVAKVITAAGLLQEHKVTPYTHFTIPGLYTTPNGEKFKDAEQHGTEQLTFAGILAKSSNIGVVKAGSRLTKKQRYDYLRKFGIGQSTGIQFPGTSSGILHKANQWDGRTQYAVLFGQGLAATSVQTASAFATLANDGVRAQPRLLQSTTAPDGTTTENTPAPATRAISSSNAKKVIRMMAGVVQDGTGTAAQVPGYQVAGKTGTAQAPAENGNGYDGYTASFIGMAPANNPQLVVAVTLQRPKNNIYGGPTAGPVFAKTMSFALGQCKIPPAKTKVKPYPETWERGND
- the rsmH gene encoding 16S rRNA (cytosine(1402)-N(4))-methyltransferase RsmH, whose amino-acid sequence is MSPQAASSKHVPVLLERCIELLRPAFDADASTAADYPRYLIDATLGMAGHAEAVLTNFPSARLVGIDRDPEALQLAGERLAQFADRFTSVHGVYDEIPEIVAELDVPRVHGVLFDLGVSSLQLDETDRGFAYSFDAPLDMRMDSGDTRTAADVVNTYPVADLTRIFKDYGEERFAVRIARAIDARRGSEPFTRSADLVDTIRGALPAAARHAPGHPGKRVFQALRIEVNGELDVLRRAIPAALDALAPSGRIVVLSYHSLEDRIVKRALADVTADKTPIDLPELLPGDSPTFRLLVRGSEQATDDEIAVNPRAKSVRLRAAERIREVA